Proteins from a single region of Ziziphus jujuba cultivar Dongzao chromosome 1, ASM3175591v1:
- the LOC107415513 gene encoding glucan endo-1,3-beta-glucosidase 13 isoform X1, which produces MTYLRMNIWVFQSFLLLMKCSLLVLTIEAAVQEKAETAIPVATESPPEGNTTFIDGTTWCVAHPGVSQIDLQNALDWACGLGMADCSAIQNGGPCFDPDTLLSHASYAFNVYYQQNGNSDIACNFGGTATLTKNNPSYDKCIYATSGSVGSSAPPLPKHSPSFIWWKLAGTLLLLYLGR; this is translated from the exons ATGACATATTTGAGAATGAATATATGGGTTTTTCAGTCCTTTTTGTTGCTGATGAAATGCTCTTTGCTGG TTTTGACAATTGAAGCGGCGGTACAAGAGAAGGCAGAAACTGCAATACCAGTGGCAACAGAGTCACCCCCGGAAGGCAATACAACTTTCATCGACGGAACAACATGGTGTGTGGCCCATCCAGGGGTCTCCCAGATTGATTTGCAAAATGCATTAGATTGGGCGTGTGGGCTGGGAATGGCTGACTGCAGTGCAATTCAAAATGGAGGACCTTGTTTTGACCCAGACACTCTCTTGTCTCATGCATCCTATGCTTTCAATGTTTACTATCAACAGAATGGGAATTCTGATATCGCTTGCAATTTTGGAGGAACTGCCACTTTAACTAAGAACAACCCAA GTTATGATAAATGCATCTACGCAACATCCGG ATCTGTAGGCTCTTCAGCACCTCCACTGCCCAAGCACTCTCCTAGCTTTATTTGGTGGAAGCTTGCTGGGACTTTACTGCTTTTGTATTTGGGAAGGTGA
- the LOC107415513 gene encoding glucan endo-1,3-beta-glucosidase 13 isoform X2, producing MTYLRMNIWVFQSFLLLMKCSLLAAVQEKAETAIPVATESPPEGNTTFIDGTTWCVAHPGVSQIDLQNALDWACGLGMADCSAIQNGGPCFDPDTLLSHASYAFNVYYQQNGNSDIACNFGGTATLTKNNPSYDKCIYATSGSVGSSAPPLPKHSPSFIWWKLAGTLLLLYLGR from the exons ATGACATATTTGAGAATGAATATATGGGTTTTTCAGTCCTTTTTGTTGCTGATGAAATGCTCTTTGCTGG CGGCGGTACAAGAGAAGGCAGAAACTGCAATACCAGTGGCAACAGAGTCACCCCCGGAAGGCAATACAACTTTCATCGACGGAACAACATGGTGTGTGGCCCATCCAGGGGTCTCCCAGATTGATTTGCAAAATGCATTAGATTGGGCGTGTGGGCTGGGAATGGCTGACTGCAGTGCAATTCAAAATGGAGGACCTTGTTTTGACCCAGACACTCTCTTGTCTCATGCATCCTATGCTTTCAATGTTTACTATCAACAGAATGGGAATTCTGATATCGCTTGCAATTTTGGAGGAACTGCCACTTTAACTAAGAACAACCCAA GTTATGATAAATGCATCTACGCAACATCCGG ATCTGTAGGCTCTTCAGCACCTCCACTGCCCAAGCACTCTCCTAGCTTTATTTGGTGGAAGCTTGCTGGGACTTTACTGCTTTTGTATTTGGGAAGGTGA